Proteins encoded in a region of the Bacillus methanolicus genome:
- a CDS encoding metallophosphoesterase family protein, giving the protein MKEVTFIHAADLHLDSPMTGLKHLPKQIFQRLHESTFHAFRKVIDAAITYNVDFVVLAGDLYDEENRSLRAQVRFRKEMERLVERNIPVYIVHGNHDHLGGTWPHFHLPDNVHIFKNHVESKDFQKSDGTTVRLYGFSYPDRHVYERMTTHYKKEEGADFHIGILHGYHEGSSEHGRYAPFHLKELLEKQFDYWALGHIHKRSVLSEFPPVLYPGNIQGRNKKETGVKGCYFVSLTEHDASLRFIETADVIWEEVKADAEHIDSVHELYEFCRKTMDEYRREGTGTLLHLSLTNVKIDGMQTQLSEWLELFQEEEKDEASFVWPVKIEVEEKANWERSQLSSEADFYRELFEAIDEYSDIEECLSPLYQHPAARKYLNALDEQERISLIREAEDLLIRSLIRPE; this is encoded by the coding sequence ATGAAAGAAGTAACATTTATTCATGCTGCCGACCTGCATTTAGACAGTCCGATGACAGGTTTAAAACATTTGCCGAAGCAAATTTTTCAAAGGCTGCATGAAAGCACGTTTCACGCTTTCAGAAAGGTGATTGATGCTGCCATAACGTATAATGTTGATTTTGTCGTTTTAGCAGGCGACTTATATGATGAGGAAAATCGCAGCCTTCGCGCACAAGTCCGTTTTCGCAAAGAAATGGAGCGACTGGTTGAGCGAAATATTCCTGTCTATATCGTTCATGGGAATCACGACCATTTGGGAGGAACGTGGCCTCATTTTCATTTGCCTGATAATGTACATATTTTTAAAAACCATGTTGAATCGAAAGATTTTCAAAAAAGCGATGGAACGACCGTCCGCCTCTACGGTTTCAGTTATCCAGACCGCCACGTGTATGAACGAATGACCACTCACTATAAAAAAGAGGAAGGCGCTGATTTTCATATCGGAATTCTCCATGGATATCATGAAGGAAGCAGTGAGCACGGAAGGTATGCTCCTTTTCATTTAAAAGAACTGCTTGAAAAACAGTTTGATTATTGGGCCCTAGGCCACATACATAAGAGGTCTGTTTTATCTGAATTTCCACCTGTTTTGTATCCAGGCAATATTCAGGGACGGAATAAAAAAGAAACAGGTGTTAAAGGGTGTTATTTTGTTTCGCTCACTGAACATGACGCGAGTTTGCGATTTATTGAAACTGCTGATGTGATTTGGGAAGAAGTAAAAGCGGATGCGGAACATATTGATTCTGTTCATGAACTTTATGAATTTTGCAGGAAAACAATGGATGAATATCGCCGGGAAGGGACCGGAACCCTTTTACATCTATCCTTAACAAACGTCAAGATTGATGGGATGCAGACACAATTGTCTGAATGGCTGGAACTGTTTCAGGAAGAGGAAAAAGATGAAGCCTCATTTGTATGGCCGGTAAAGATAGAAGTGGAGGAAAAGGCTAATTGGGAGCGGAGCCAATTGTCTTCGGAGGCGGACTTTTATCGCGAGCTTTTCGAGGCAATTGACGAGTACAGCGATATAGAGGAATGCCTTTCTCCGTTATATCAACATCCTGCTGCACGTAAATATTTAAATGCCTTGGATGAACAAGAGAGAATAAGTCTGATAAGAGAAGCTGAGGATTTGCTAATTAGAAGCTTAATACGTCCTGAATGA